A DNA window from Ornithinimicrobium humiphilum contains the following coding sequences:
- the nrdR gene encoding transcriptional regulator NrdR, producing the protein MHCPFCRHTDSRVVDSRVQEDGTVIRRRRQCPECGRRFGTVETATLAVIKRSGATEPFSRDKVMSGVRKACQGRPVSEAQLQVLAQQVEESIRSLGQAEVDAHEVGLAILEPLRCLDEVAYLRFASVYQAFDSLEDFEAAITLLRAEQDAQREPASSPERT; encoded by the coding sequence ATGCACTGCCCGTTCTGCCGTCACACCGACTCCCGGGTCGTCGACAGCCGCGTGCAGGAGGACGGCACGGTCATTCGGCGCCGCCGGCAGTGCCCCGAGTGCGGGCGTCGCTTCGGGACGGTCGAGACCGCGACGCTCGCGGTCATCAAGCGGTCGGGGGCCACCGAGCCGTTCAGCCGCGACAAGGTCATGAGCGGGGTGCGCAAGGCGTGCCAGGGGCGCCCCGTCTCGGAGGCGCAGCTGCAGGTCCTCGCCCAGCAGGTCGAGGAGTCGATCCGCTCGCTCGGTCAGGCGGAGGTCGACGCCCACGAGGTCGGCCTGGCGATCCTGGAGCCGCTGCGCTGCCTCGACGAGGTCGCCTACCTGCGTTTCGCCTCGGTCTACCAGGCCTTCGACTCCCTCGAGGACTTCGAGGCCGCGATCACCCTGCTGCGGGCCGAGCAGGACGCCCAGCGGGAGCCGGCGAGCAGCCCGGAACGCACCTAG
- a CDS encoding vitamin B12-dependent ribonucleotide reductase, with protein MTETTGAKTRTRRGGKGLKIERIFTTPGVHPYDQVTWEKRDIVQTNWKTGETIFEQRGVEFPDFWSANASTIVTTKYFRGAVGTPERETGLKQLVDRVVLTYVKAGKDNGYFASEEDAEIFEHELTYALVHQIFSFNSPVWFNVGTKSPQQVSACFILSVDDSMDSILNWYREEGKIFQGGSGAGLNLSRIRSSKELLSSGGTASGPVSFMRGADASAGTIKSGGATRRAAKMVVLDVDHPDIEEFIETKAREEDKIRALRDAGFDMDLGGKDIVSVQYQNANNSVRVSDEFMRAVEEGTEFGLTSRLDGSVIDTVDARELFEKMAKAAWECADPGIQYDGTINDWHTNPETGRITASNPCSEYMSLDNSSCNLASINLLKFLREDDTFDVETFEKVTELIFTAMDISICFADFPTEAIGQTTRDYRQLGIGYANLGALLMATGHGYDSEGGRAVAAAITSLMTGAAYKRSAELAEVVGPYNGYARNADAHKRVMRKHQAANDELRTLGSMDRQIHKAATKAWDDVIKLGEKNGFRNAQASLLAPTGTIGFMMDCDTTGIEPDFSLVKFKKLVGGGSMHIVNQTIPRALKRMGYTEETIEAIVEYIAENGHVIDAPGLKTEHYEVFDTAMGARAISPMGHVRMMAAVQPFLSGAISKTVNLPESATVEEIEEVYLQGWKMGLKALAVYRDNCKVGQPLSDGKAAKDDKKAENEAEPKVEKVIEYRPVRKRLPKRRTSQTTSFAVGGAEGYLTAGTYDSGELGEIFLKFGKQGSTLAGVMDAFSIAVSIGLQYGVPLETFVEKFTNLRFEPAGLTDDPDVRMAQSIMDYVFRRLALDYLDFESRSFMGIHSAEERARQLETGSYAPVTSDSGDEDYEDELETLSQSAAVKPEPKAKKAEKVEDNSGAGAADARAVSGEIHSSAELMEQFAGKVNDAPICMTCGTKMRPAGSCYVCEGCGSTSGCS; from the coding sequence ATGACGGAGACGACCGGGGCCAAGACGCGCACGCGACGCGGCGGCAAGGGCCTGAAGATCGAGCGCATCTTCACGACCCCTGGCGTCCACCCCTACGACCAGGTCACCTGGGAGAAGCGGGACATCGTCCAGACCAACTGGAAGACCGGCGAGACGATCTTCGAGCAGCGTGGTGTGGAGTTCCCCGACTTCTGGTCGGCGAACGCCTCGACGATCGTCACGACGAAGTACTTCCGTGGTGCCGTGGGGACCCCCGAGCGCGAGACCGGTCTGAAGCAGCTCGTCGACCGCGTCGTGCTCACCTACGTCAAGGCCGGCAAGGACAACGGCTACTTCGCCTCCGAGGAGGACGCCGAGATCTTCGAGCACGAGCTGACCTACGCGCTCGTGCACCAGATCTTCTCGTTCAACTCCCCGGTGTGGTTCAACGTGGGCACCAAGAGCCCGCAGCAGGTCTCCGCGTGCTTCATCCTCTCCGTCGACGACTCGATGGACTCGATCCTCAACTGGTACCGCGAGGAGGGCAAGATCTTCCAGGGCGGCTCCGGCGCCGGCCTCAACCTCTCGCGCATCCGCTCCTCCAAGGAGCTGCTGTCCTCCGGCGGCACCGCCTCCGGCCCGGTCTCCTTCATGCGTGGCGCCGACGCGTCCGCGGGCACCATCAAGTCCGGTGGCGCGACCCGTCGTGCGGCCAAGATGGTCGTGCTCGACGTCGACCACCCCGACATCGAGGAGTTCATCGAGACCAAGGCGCGCGAGGAGGACAAGATCCGCGCGCTGCGCGACGCCGGCTTCGACATGGACCTGGGCGGCAAGGACATCGTGTCGGTCCAGTACCAGAACGCCAACAACTCCGTGCGCGTCTCCGACGAGTTCATGCGCGCCGTGGAGGAGGGCACCGAGTTCGGCCTGACCTCCCGCCTCGACGGCTCGGTCATCGACACCGTCGACGCCCGCGAGCTGTTCGAGAAGATGGCCAAGGCCGCCTGGGAGTGCGCCGACCCCGGCATCCAGTACGACGGCACGATCAACGACTGGCACACCAACCCCGAGACCGGCCGCATCACCGCGTCCAACCCGTGCTCGGAGTACATGTCGCTCGACAACTCCTCGTGCAACCTGGCCTCGATCAACCTGCTCAAGTTCCTGCGCGAGGACGACACCTTCGACGTGGAGACCTTCGAGAAGGTCACCGAGCTGATCTTCACGGCGATGGACATCTCCATCTGCTTCGCTGACTTCCCGACCGAGGCGATCGGCCAGACCACCCGTGACTACCGCCAGCTGGGCATCGGCTACGCCAACCTCGGCGCGCTGCTCATGGCGACCGGCCACGGCTACGACTCCGAGGGCGGCCGTGCGGTCGCCGCGGCGATCACCTCGCTCATGACGGGCGCCGCCTACAAGCGCTCCGCCGAGCTCGCCGAGGTCGTCGGCCCCTACAACGGCTACGCCCGCAACGCCGACGCCCACAAGCGCGTCATGCGCAAGCACCAGGCCGCCAACGACGAGCTGCGCACGCTCGGCTCGATGGACCGCCAGATCCACAAGGCCGCCACCAAGGCCTGGGACGACGTCATCAAGCTGGGCGAGAAGAACGGCTTCCGCAACGCACAGGCCTCGCTGCTGGCCCCGACCGGCACCATCGGCTTCATGATGGACTGCGACACCACCGGCATCGAGCCCGACTTCTCCCTGGTGAAGTTCAAGAAGCTCGTCGGCGGCGGCTCGATGCACATCGTCAACCAGACGATCCCGCGGGCGCTCAAGCGCATGGGCTACACCGAGGAGACCATCGAGGCGATCGTCGAGTACATCGCCGAGAACGGTCACGTCATCGACGCCCCGGGCCTGAAGACCGAGCACTACGAGGTCTTCGACACCGCGATGGGCGCCCGGGCCATCAGCCCGATGGGTCACGTCCGGATGATGGCGGCCGTCCAGCCGTTCCTCTCCGGCGCGATCTCCAAGACGGTCAACCTGCCCGAGTCGGCCACCGTCGAGGAGATCGAGGAGGTCTACCTCCAGGGCTGGAAGATGGGCCTGAAGGCGCTCGCGGTCTACCGCGACAACTGCAAGGTCGGGCAGCCGCTGTCCGACGGCAAGGCCGCCAAGGACGACAAGAAGGCCGAGAACGAGGCCGAGCCCAAGGTCGAGAAGGTCATCGAGTACCGCCCTGTCCGCAAGCGTCTGCCCAAGCGCCGCACCAGCCAGACCACGAGCTTCGCGGTCGGTGGCGCCGAGGGCTACCTCACGGCCGGCACCTACGACTCCGGCGAGCTGGGGGAGATCTTCCTCAAGTTCGGCAAGCAGGGCTCGACCCTGGCCGGTGTCATGGACGCCTTCTCGATCGCCGTCTCGATCGGCCTGCAGTACGGCGTGCCGCTGGAGACCTTCGTCGAAAAGTTCACCAACCTGCGCTTCGAGCCGGCCGGTCTGACCGACGACCCGGACGTGCGCATGGCGCAGTCGATCATGGACTACGTCTTCCGTCGCCTGGCGCTGGACTACCTGGACTTCGAGTCCCGGTCGTTCATGGGCATCCACTCCGCCGAGGAGCGGGCCCGCCAGCTCGAGACCGGCTCCTACGCCCCCGTCACGTCCGACAGCGGTGACGAGGACTACGAGGACGAGCTCGAGACGCTGAGCCAGAGCGCCGCCGTCAAGCCTGAGCCCAAGGCCAAGAAGGCGGAGAAGGTCGAGGACAACTCCGGCGCCGGTGCGGCCGACGCCCGTGCGGTCAGCGGCGAGATCCACTCCTCCGCCGAGCTCATGGAGCAGTTCGCCGGCAAGGTGAACGACGCCCCGATCTGCATGACCTGCGGCACGAAGATGCGGCCGGCCGGTTCGTGCTACGTCTGCGAGGGTTGCGGCAGCACCAGCGGCTGCAGCTGA
- a CDS encoding DUF3427 domain-containing protein, with the protein MQPGIYESLVTSGLLSRLPGDDGVMARIERVDSADLPEVLARHVRDVVHQRLRAVKDPAQQLSLVNSLVNSLEAVPDIVAEPARQLLALTPPDGTKARKVQRPATPLSDAALLTNAPGEPNLGFELMAELETADRVDLLIAFVKWYGLRLLAPHLTRLCERGVPLRVITTTYMGATERKAIDRLVREFGAEVRIQYDAQRTRLHAKAWLFERHTGFDTAYVGSSNLSRAALLDGVEWNVRLSRIATPSLLDKFQATFETYWNDRSYELYDPDRDGDRLDDALAEAGGKRQHSGVTLTLSGLAVRPFPYQQEMLEALTAERTQHDRHANLVVAATGTGKTVVAALDYQQLFSALGHRPSLLFVAHRREILEQSLRTYREVLADGDFGELYVGGARPERWRHVFASIQSLSSYGVDNIAPDAFDVVVIDEFHHSQASTYRRLIRHLEPKELLGLTATPERADGLDVRQFFDGRTAVELRLWDALGADLLCPFHYFAVADNTDLRSISWKRGRYDEGELTNLYTGNDARAAIVLQQVRDKVPDPHAMRALGFCVGVEHARFMAQAFARAGIPARAVSGDTPPHERDQALRDLRDRRVNVLFAADLFNEGLDLPDVDTVLFLRPTESATIFLQQLGRGLRRTSEKAVLTVLDFIGYHRKEFSFEGKFKALTGSSRRALVDGLERGFPFLPAGCQIVMDKQSQTIVLENIRSQVTTRWNKIVAELRSRGDAELGIFLDETGLELADIVRQGRTSWTQLRRDAGLPTREGSVLEDRLLARVRAFAHVNDRERAQGYTRLLADDAPPYDELTSVEQRLAQMLFFSLWPDGGGHESYQAGLEALRREACLRDELRSVIDVSFDGARLSTVALSGPLAGIPLQVHGRYQREEVLAALGYVAPDGRKPNSFREGVLYVPEVNVDAFFVTLKKSEVNYSPTTMYRDYPISPTLFHWESQSTTSIESKTGQRYINGFSHVLLFARQEQKDAFGTSSYLFLGPARYVSHSGSRPIALTWQLDHPMPTEFFAAASVVAS; encoded by the coding sequence GTGCAGCCAGGGATCTACGAATCGCTAGTGACATCGGGGCTCTTGTCGCGCCTTCCTGGGGATGACGGCGTGATGGCTCGGATTGAGCGCGTCGATAGCGCGGACCTTCCTGAAGTGCTCGCGCGCCACGTGCGAGACGTCGTGCATCAGCGCCTCAGGGCGGTGAAGGACCCAGCTCAACAGTTGAGCTTGGTGAACTCTCTAGTGAATTCCCTCGAGGCTGTTCCTGACATTGTGGCGGAGCCGGCCCGGCAGCTCCTTGCTCTCACGCCGCCAGATGGGACCAAGGCGCGAAAAGTGCAGCGCCCGGCCACGCCCTTGAGCGATGCGGCCTTGCTGACCAACGCTCCAGGCGAACCGAACTTGGGGTTCGAGCTGATGGCGGAGCTGGAAACGGCGGACCGTGTTGACCTGCTGATTGCCTTCGTGAAGTGGTACGGGCTGCGTCTGCTTGCCCCTCACCTCACGCGCCTTTGCGAGCGCGGCGTGCCCCTGCGGGTGATCACGACGACGTACATGGGAGCAACCGAACGAAAGGCGATCGACCGCCTCGTCCGTGAGTTTGGGGCCGAGGTGCGCATTCAGTACGACGCTCAACGGACACGACTCCACGCCAAGGCGTGGTTGTTTGAGCGGCATACCGGATTCGACACCGCATACGTCGGTTCGTCAAACCTGTCGCGTGCCGCGCTTCTCGACGGTGTCGAGTGGAACGTCCGATTGTCACGCATTGCCACGCCCAGCCTGCTCGATAAGTTCCAGGCGACGTTTGAGACGTACTGGAACGATCGCTCGTACGAGCTGTACGACCCTGACCGCGACGGGGACCGTCTGGACGACGCGCTCGCAGAGGCTGGTGGAAAGAGGCAGCACTCAGGTGTCACCTTGACCTTGTCTGGGTTGGCGGTGCGACCGTTCCCTTATCAGCAGGAGATGTTGGAGGCGCTCACAGCCGAGCGAACGCAGCATGATCGACATGCCAATCTCGTGGTTGCCGCCACGGGCACAGGCAAGACGGTCGTTGCAGCCCTGGACTACCAGCAGCTCTTTTCAGCGTTGGGGCACCGGCCCTCGCTGCTCTTCGTCGCACACCGGCGCGAGATCCTCGAGCAGTCGCTACGGACGTATCGAGAGGTGCTCGCCGACGGGGACTTCGGAGAGCTCTACGTCGGTGGAGCCAGGCCAGAGCGATGGCGGCACGTCTTCGCCAGCATCCAGTCGTTGAGCTCGTACGGAGTCGACAACATCGCGCCAGACGCGTTCGACGTGGTGGTCATCGACGAGTTCCACCACTCCCAGGCATCAACCTACCGACGGCTGATCCGTCACCTCGAGCCGAAGGAGCTGCTCGGTCTCACCGCCACCCCCGAGCGCGCCGACGGACTGGACGTGCGGCAGTTCTTCGATGGCCGAACGGCCGTGGAGTTGCGATTGTGGGACGCCTTGGGAGCGGACCTGCTCTGCCCCTTTCACTACTTCGCCGTAGCAGACAACACGGACCTGCGGAGCATCTCCTGGAAGCGCGGCCGTTACGACGAGGGGGAGCTCACCAACCTCTACACGGGTAATGACGCAAGGGCCGCAATCGTCCTGCAGCAGGTGCGCGACAAGGTCCCAGACCCCCATGCGATGAGGGCGTTGGGCTTCTGTGTTGGTGTGGAACATGCCCGATTCATGGCGCAGGCGTTTGCACGCGCTGGTATCCCAGCTCGCGCGGTGAGTGGAGACACCCCTCCCCACGAGCGCGACCAAGCCTTGCGCGACCTTCGGGATCGCAGGGTCAATGTGCTCTTCGCTGCCGACCTCTTCAATGAGGGACTGGATCTGCCAGATGTGGATACCGTCCTGTTTCTTCGCCCAACGGAGAGCGCCACGATCTTCCTGCAGCAGCTCGGACGCGGGTTGCGCCGCACCTCCGAGAAGGCTGTCCTGACGGTATTGGACTTCATCGGGTACCACCGCAAGGAGTTCAGTTTCGAGGGCAAGTTCAAAGCTTTGACGGGTAGTTCCCGCAGGGCGCTCGTGGACGGCCTCGAACGGGGCTTCCCCTTCCTGCCCGCTGGATGCCAGATCGTCATGGATAAGCAGTCCCAGACGATCGTCTTGGAGAACATCCGGTCGCAGGTCACGACGAGGTGGAACAAGATCGTGGCCGAACTGCGCTCGCGAGGAGATGCTGAGCTGGGTATCTTCCTGGACGAGACCGGACTGGAACTGGCCGACATCGTGCGGCAAGGGAGGACCTCGTGGACCCAGTTGCGTCGTGACGCGGGCTTGCCCACCCGCGAGGGGAGCGTCCTTGAAGACAGACTCCTCGCGCGAGTTCGAGCCTTTGCTCATGTCAATGACCGTGAGCGCGCGCAAGGGTACACCCGCCTGCTGGCTGATGACGCCCCGCCCTATGACGAGTTGACAAGTGTTGAGCAACGCCTGGCGCAGATGCTGTTCTTCTCGCTCTGGCCGGATGGGGGTGGCCATGAGAGCTACCAGGCCGGGCTCGAAGCCCTTCGGCGAGAGGCGTGTCTCCGGGACGAGCTCCGCAGCGTTATCGATGTCTCGTTCGATGGAGCGCGGCTGTCCACCGTGGCTCTGAGCGGACCGCTAGCGGGCATTCCGCTGCAAGTCCACGGGCGCTACCAACGGGAGGAGGTCCTAGCGGCGCTGGGATATGTGGCACCTGATGGCCGCAAGCCCAACTCGTTCCGGGAGGGTGTCCTCTACGTGCCAGAGGTCAACGTGGACGCGTTCTTTGTCACTCTGAAGAAGTCAGAAGTGAACTACTCGCCGACGACGATGTACCGGGACTACCCGATCAGTCCGACGCTCTTCCACTGGGAGTCGCAGTCAACGACCTCTATCGAGTCGAAGACCGGGCAGCGATACATCAATGGGTTCAGCCACGTGCTGCTGTTTGCCCGCCAGGAGCAGAAGGATGCCTTCGGGACGAGCTCCTACCTTTTTCTCGGCCCAGCGCGGTACGTCAGCCATTCGGGGAGTCGGCCCATCGCCCTGACGTGGCAGCTCGACCATCCGATGCCTACCGAGTTCTTCGCGGCGGCCAGCGTCGTTGCGAGCTAA
- a CDS encoding thermonuclease family protein — MPSASSLVGAVVTAAVVVVGGGVAVTALRSDPGPDRATVVKVVDGDTIHVDYDGSTHKVRLLNIDTPETKHPGKAVECLGPEATAYLEGVLEVGDEVRLVFDQELHDRYGRELAGVYEGDVLINAEIARRGLGVPVYFAPNKKFLLEVETAFEEAKAAGVGMFDPEVGCTYAARVADHEEAVVALEASAGAPEERVSAADEVVTAGVVLLALLDEPDAGTLSAAGLTAAELDALRDRVTVLQERAQAVAASAKDEIQQAKEDAERKKKEEAERKKKEEAERKAKEEAERKAAEEAAAAAEAQRRAQQPAPQPAPAPQPAPAPAPQPGAGYTGCRAYVGGPYVDDKGRRYTPIDCQTKQPIIP; from the coding sequence ATGCCGTCAGCCAGCAGTCTCGTCGGTGCGGTCGTCACCGCCGCCGTGGTCGTCGTCGGGGGAGGCGTGGCCGTCACGGCCCTGCGCTCGGACCCGGGTCCGGACCGGGCCACGGTCGTCAAGGTCGTCGACGGGGACACGATCCACGTCGACTACGACGGCTCCACCCACAAGGTGCGGCTCCTCAACATCGACACCCCCGAGACCAAGCATCCCGGCAAGGCGGTCGAGTGCCTCGGTCCGGAGGCCACGGCATACCTGGAGGGCGTGCTGGAGGTCGGTGACGAGGTGCGGCTGGTCTTCGACCAGGAGCTGCACGACCGCTACGGCCGCGAGCTGGCCGGCGTCTACGAGGGTGACGTGCTGATCAACGCCGAGATCGCCCGGCGGGGGCTGGGCGTGCCGGTCTACTTCGCACCCAACAAGAAGTTCCTGCTCGAGGTCGAGACGGCCTTCGAGGAGGCCAAGGCAGCGGGTGTGGGGATGTTCGACCCCGAGGTGGGGTGCACCTATGCCGCACGCGTCGCCGACCACGAGGAGGCTGTCGTGGCCCTCGAGGCCTCGGCCGGTGCGCCGGAGGAGCGGGTGTCGGCGGCCGACGAGGTGGTGACCGCCGGTGTCGTGCTGCTGGCGCTGCTCGACGAGCCGGACGCGGGCACGCTGTCTGCCGCCGGGCTGACCGCGGCGGAGCTGGACGCACTGCGCGACCGCGTGACCGTGCTGCAGGAGCGGGCGCAGGCCGTGGCCGCCTCGGCGAAGGACGAGATCCAGCAGGCGAAGGAAGATGCCGAGCGGAAGAAGAAGGAAGAGGCCGAGCGGAAGAAGAAGGAAGAGGCGGAGCGCAAGGCGAAGGAGGAGGCCGAGCGGAAGGCTGCCGAGGAGGCGGCCGCCGCTGCGGAGGCTCAGCGCCGCGCCCAGCAGCCGGCGCCCCAGCCGGCGCCAGCTCCCCAGCCTGCCCCTGCTCCGGCTCCCCAGCCGGGGGCCGGATATACGGGATGCCGTGCTTATGTGGGCGGACCGTACGTGGACGACAAGGGTCGCCGCTACACGCCGATCGACTGCCAGACCAAGCAGCCGATCATCCCCTGA
- a CDS encoding ABC transporter substrate-binding protein — MKIRRATMAVVTAGAVVLAGCTSGTDEPADTTAAGGSDSGEATDDTDDEATTDEETSGEEESTGKADLGDVVTVQDEVSFSTGSEQYNAYNGNTPGTNSTYNAVVNNQLFGGFWYWGTDGTIYPNEWFGSYEVVSEDPLTVEYTISDEAVWSDGTPVTANDYLLEWASSNPEALGGAEALGFDAVSDSFGRYVPEAPKAEVDGKTFSVTYPEAYPDWELVVSAALPSHVAAQQSGLEPAELAQAILDGDGETVAKVAEFWNTGWTFNDYEIKDESTVPSSGPYTLEGAVWEKDQSLGLVPNENFWGTPPATANLVFKFAAPETHVQALQNGDINVIEPQATVDTVDQLTNMGDSIGVLTGNEMTWEHLDFNFGEGSVFSDEQGGLAAREAFALCVPRQQIVQNLIQPINPDAEVMNLREKFPFQPDYAEVLDAAYDGRFDQVDIEAAKAKLEEAGLDTPVTVRIGYSAPNQRRTDQVTTIKASCDEAGFDIVDAGDPTFFQQGGPLEAGDWEVALFAWAGSGQIASGQPIYSTDGGQNMGGYSNETVDEAWNTLASSNDPAVHLEQVKVIEKELWDTLYGIPVFAHPGVVGYDSSLENVRHTAVQTGVSWNAEQWVRAQ; from the coding sequence ATGAAGATCAGGCGCGCCACGATGGCCGTCGTGACGGCCGGCGCCGTCGTCCTGGCCGGCTGCACGTCCGGGACGGACGAGCCCGCGGACACCACCGCGGCGGGCGGCTCGGACTCCGGCGAGGCCACCGACGACACCGACGACGAGGCCACCACCGACGAGGAGACCTCCGGCGAGGAGGAGTCCACCGGCAAGGCGGACCTCGGCGACGTCGTCACCGTCCAGGACGAGGTCTCGTTCTCGACCGGCTCGGAGCAGTACAACGCCTACAACGGCAACACCCCCGGCACCAACTCGACCTACAACGCGGTCGTCAACAACCAGCTCTTCGGTGGCTTCTGGTACTGGGGCACCGACGGCACGATCTACCCCAACGAGTGGTTCGGCTCCTACGAGGTCGTCTCCGAGGACCCGCTGACCGTCGAGTACACGATCTCCGACGAGGCCGTCTGGTCCGACGGCACCCCGGTGACGGCGAACGACTACCTGCTCGAGTGGGCCTCCTCCAACCCCGAGGCGCTCGGCGGCGCCGAGGCCCTCGGCTTCGACGCGGTCTCCGACAGCTTCGGCCGCTACGTCCCCGAGGCCCCGAAGGCCGAGGTCGACGGCAAGACCTTCAGCGTGACCTACCCCGAGGCCTACCCGGACTGGGAGCTCGTCGTCTCGGCGGCCCTCCCCTCCCACGTCGCGGCGCAGCAGTCCGGCCTCGAGCCGGCCGAGCTGGCCCAGGCGATCCTCGACGGCGACGGTGAGACCGTCGCCAAGGTGGCGGAGTTCTGGAACACCGGCTGGACCTTCAACGACTACGAGATCAAGGACGAGTCGACCGTCCCCTCCAGCGGCCCGTACACCCTCGAGGGTGCGGTCTGGGAGAAGGACCAGTCCCTCGGCCTCGTCCCCAACGAGAACTTCTGGGGCACCCCGCCCGCGACCGCGAACCTGGTCTTCAAGTTCGCCGCGCCGGAGACCCACGTTCAGGCCCTGCAGAACGGTGACATCAACGTCATCGAGCCGCAGGCCACCGTCGACACCGTCGACCAGCTCACCAACATGGGCGACTCCATCGGCGTGCTGACCGGCAACGAGATGACCTGGGAGCACCTGGACTTCAACTTCGGCGAGGGCAGCGTCTTCTCCGACGAGCAGGGTGGCCTGGCCGCCCGCGAGGCCTTCGCGCTCTGCGTGCCCCGCCAGCAGATCGTCCAGAACCTGATCCAGCCGATCAACCCCGACGCGGAGGTCATGAACCTGCGCGAGAAGTTCCCCTTCCAGCCCGACTACGCCGAGGTCCTCGACGCCGCCTACGACGGTCGCTTCGACCAGGTCGACATCGAGGCCGCCAAGGCCAAGCTGGAGGAGGCCGGCCTGGACACCCCGGTCACCGTGCGCATCGGCTACTCGGCGCCCAACCAGCGCCGCACCGACCAGGTCACGACCATCAAGGCCTCCTGCGACGAGGCCGGCTTCGACATCGTCGACGCCGGTGACCCGACCTTCTTCCAGCAGGGCGGTCCGCTCGAGGCCGGCGACTGGGAGGTCGCGCTCTTCGCCTGGGCCGGCTCCGGCCAGATCGCCTCGGGCCAGCCGATCTACTCCACCGACGGTGGCCAGAACATGGGCGGCTACTCCAACGAGACCGTCGACGAGGCCTGGAACACCCTGGCCTCCTCGAACGACCCGGCCGTCCACCTGGAGCAGGTCAAGGTCATCGAGAAGGAGCTGTGGGACACCCTCTACGGCATCCCGGTCTTCGCCCACCCCGGTGTGGTCGGCTACGACAGCTCCCTGGAGAACGTCCGCCACACCGCGGTCCAGACCGGCGTTTCGTGGAACGCCGAGCAGTGGGTCCGCGCTCAGTGA